In Alphaproteobacteria bacterium, one genomic interval encodes:
- the phaC gene encoding class I poly(R)-hydroxyalkanoic acid synthase produces the protein MSDQHGDARPGDETAVLGENLQRLSAQWQRLFQAYIRQLGDAERLPFDPATVGNAFLRLGGQMLADPQHLAEAQMKLWRDYLDLWRGAATGHTAATPAGAPEKGDRRFKDSEWSENRVFDLLKQSYLITARWLQKTVSDVEGLDDDTRRKVDFYTRQFVDAMSPTNFFHTNPEVIRRTVETHGENLVDGLDNLIRDLESGKGISQTDAAAFEVGRNVATTPGKVVFQNRLFQLIQYTPTTDETFAVPLLICPPWINKYYILDLKPENSFVAWAVSQGFTVFVISWVNPDASYADTGFEDYMHDGLLAAVDAVLAATGHSQVNAVGYCVGGTLLATTLAYLATKKDRRVNAATFLTSLVDFEDCGELRVFIDEEQLKILDERMDEEGVLDGRRMAAAFNMMRANDLIWSFVVNNYLLGKHPIPFDLLFWNADGTNMPHAMHTFYLRNMYLKNLLSKPGGIEIDGVPIDLGKISLPSYVLSTKEDHIAPWRSCYLLPQLTGGDTRFVLAQSGHVAGVISPPGKTKYGHWTNDDLTKDAEAWLAGATENSGSWWPDWAAWLAPQSGEKVAARIPGKGKLKAIEDAPGSYVKKAIA, from the coding sequence ATGTCCGATCAACATGGCGATGCGAGGCCAGGGGACGAGACGGCGGTTCTCGGCGAAAACCTCCAAAGATTGAGCGCCCAGTGGCAGCGCCTGTTCCAGGCCTACATAAGGCAACTGGGGGACGCCGAACGCCTGCCGTTCGACCCGGCAACCGTCGGAAACGCCTTTTTGCGTTTGGGTGGCCAGATGCTTGCCGACCCCCAGCACCTCGCCGAAGCGCAGATGAAACTGTGGCGCGACTACCTCGACCTATGGCGGGGCGCCGCCACCGGGCACACGGCGGCGACACCTGCAGGCGCCCCGGAAAAGGGCGACCGACGGTTCAAGGACTCCGAATGGAGCGAAAACCGGGTTTTCGATCTCCTCAAACAGTCGTATCTGATTACCGCACGATGGTTGCAGAAAACCGTCAGCGACGTCGAAGGGTTGGATGACGACACACGTCGCAAGGTCGACTTCTACACCCGGCAATTCGTCGACGCGATGTCGCCCACCAACTTCTTCCATACCAATCCCGAAGTTATCCGTAGGACGGTCGAGACGCACGGTGAGAACCTCGTCGATGGCCTCGACAACTTGATCAGAGACCTCGAAAGCGGCAAGGGGATTAGTCAGACGGATGCCGCAGCGTTCGAGGTCGGTCGAAACGTCGCTACCACGCCCGGCAAAGTGGTGTTTCAGAACCGCCTGTTTCAGCTGATCCAGTACACGCCGACGACCGACGAAACCTTTGCCGTGCCCCTGCTGATCTGCCCACCGTGGATCAACAAGTACTACATTCTAGATCTCAAGCCAGAGAACTCCTTCGTCGCCTGGGCCGTTTCGCAGGGGTTCACAGTCTTCGTCATTTCCTGGGTCAACCCCGACGCCAGCTATGCCGACACCGGGTTCGAGGACTATATGCACGACGGACTCTTGGCGGCGGTCGATGCCGTCCTGGCGGCGACCGGTCATTCGCAGGTCAACGCGGTTGGCTACTGCGTCGGCGGCACTCTACTTGCGACCACCCTCGCCTATCTCGCAACGAAGAAAGATCGGCGCGTCAACGCGGCGACATTCCTCACATCGTTGGTCGATTTCGAAGACTGTGGCGAATTGCGGGTGTTCATCGACGAGGAGCAACTCAAAATCCTCGACGAACGCATGGACGAAGAAGGTGTCCTTGACGGCCGCCGAATGGCAGCGGCGTTCAACATGATGCGCGCCAACGATCTGATTTGGTCGTTTGTCGTCAACAACTACCTTCTCGGCAAGCATCCAATACCGTTCGATTTGTTGTTTTGGAACGCCGACGGTACCAACATGCCGCATGCCATGCACACGTTCTATCTGCGCAACATGTACCTGAAGAACCTGTTGTCGAAGCCTGGCGGCATCGAGATCGACGGCGTTCCCATCGACTTGGGCAAGATCTCGTTGCCTTCGTATGTATTGTCCACCAAGGAGGACCACATCGCGCCCTGGCGGTCGTGCTACCTCCTTCCGCAGCTAACTGGGGGCGACACCCGCTTCGTGCTGGCTCAGTCCGGTCATGTGGCCGGCGTCATCAGCCCGCCGGGGAAGACCAAATACGGCCATTGGACCAACGACGACCTGACCAAGGACGCCGAGGCCTGGCTCGCCGGTGCGACTGAAAACAGCGGATCCTGGTGGCCCGATTGGGCGGCCTGGCTGGCCCCACAATCGGGCGAGAAGGTAGCCGCGCGCATTCCTGGCAAAGGAAAGCTCAAGGCCATCGAGGATGCGCCTGGCAGTTACGTCAAAAAGGCCATCGCCTAG
- a CDS encoding gamma carbonic anhydrase family protein, with protein MTPRLASDVFLAPGACVIGDVEIGVGSNIWFQCAIRGDVNVIRIGARTNIQDGSIVHVSRREGGDAWIGDEVTIGHKVLLHACRLQSRCFVGMAATVMDDAEVETDSMLAAGSLLTPGKRVPSGQLWAGRPAKYMRDLTADEIAYNAGTALHYSRMAAEYRKALGLGTGDTASA; from the coding sequence GTGACGCCTCGATTGGCGTCCGACGTTTTCCTCGCGCCCGGTGCCTGCGTAATCGGGGACGTCGAGATTGGCGTGGGCTCCAACATTTGGTTCCAGTGCGCGATCCGCGGCGACGTCAACGTCATTCGAATCGGCGCTCGCACCAATATACAGGACGGATCGATCGTTCATGTGAGTCGCCGCGAGGGTGGCGATGCTTGGATAGGCGACGAAGTCACGATCGGTCACAAGGTATTGCTCCATGCCTGTCGCTTGCAGTCGCGGTGTTTCGTCGGGATGGCGGCCACGGTGATGGACGATGCCGAAGTCGAAACCGATTCCATGCTTGCAGCAGGATCGTTGCTCACGCCAGGGAAGCGCGTGCCGAGCGGCCAACTATGGGCGGGCCGACCGGCCAAATACATGCGCGACCTCACGGCCGACGAGATCGCGTATAATGCCGGGACGGCGCTGCACTACAGCCGCATGGCCGCGGAGTACCGCAAGGCACTAGGTCTGGGTACGGGCGATACGGCATCGGCTTGA
- the argC gene encoding N-acetyl-gamma-glutamyl-phosphate reductase has translation MSSEGKKIRVGILGASGYTGAELIRLLCNHPNVEIVLLTADRHAGRDISEVFPHLFGLGLPGLIKIDEVEWRGVEADLIFCALPHGTTQEIVAGLLHHTDHDALDELLTERREDMIAGIPAGVRVIDLSADFRLDNVETYAEWYGHPHRSPQLQAEAVYGLTELARDDIRDARLVACPGCYPTSALLPLVPLIEVGQIDPDDIIVDAKSGVSGAGRAAKEGSLFGEVSEGIHAYGVAGHRHGPEIEQGLARAAGRDIVVNFTPHLMPMNRGILSTIYVRLAAGATAADLRETLSARYAAEPFVSVVPEGVSPATRHVRGSNHSLIGVYPDRVKGRAILLSAIDNLVKGASGQAIQNMNVMFGLAETLSLEQRPLFP, from the coding sequence ATGTCCAGCGAAGGAAAGAAGATCCGCGTCGGCATTCTCGGGGCGAGCGGGTACACCGGCGCCGAGCTAATTCGGCTCCTCTGCAATCACCCCAATGTCGAGATCGTTCTGCTGACGGCGGACCGACATGCCGGGCGGGACATCAGCGAGGTGTTTCCGCACCTCTTCGGTCTGGGGCTGCCCGGTCTCATTAAGATCGACGAGGTAGAATGGCGCGGGGTCGAAGCCGACCTCATTTTCTGTGCGCTACCGCACGGCACAACCCAAGAGATCGTGGCGGGCTTGCTGCACCACACCGACCACGACGCCCTCGACGAACTTCTGACCGAGCGGCGCGAAGACATGATCGCCGGGATTCCGGCCGGGGTGCGGGTCATCGACTTGTCCGCGGACTTCCGGTTGGACAATGTCGAGACCTATGCCGAATGGTACGGCCACCCGCATAGGTCGCCCCAACTTCAGGCCGAGGCCGTTTACGGTCTGACCGAACTCGCCCGCGACGATATCCGGGACGCCCGGTTGGTCGCCTGTCCGGGTTGCTATCCGACAAGCGCGTTGCTCCCGTTGGTGCCGTTGATCGAGGTCGGCCAGATCGACCCCGACGACATTATCGTCGATGCCAAATCGGGCGTCAGCGGTGCGGGTCGCGCGGCCAAGGAGGGCAGTCTGTTTGGCGAGGTGTCCGAGGGGATCCATGCCTACGGCGTCGCCGGGCACCGGCACGGCCCGGAGATCGAGCAAGGGCTCGCCCGGGCTGCGGGGCGCGACATCGTCGTGAACTTCACGCCGCACCTCATGCCGATGAACCGGGGTATCTTGTCGACGATCTATGTTCGGCTTGCAGCCGGCGCGACGGCAGCGGACCTACGGGAGACATTGTCCGCCCGCTACGCCGCCGAGCCGTTCGTGAGCGTTGTTCCCGAAGGCGTTTCGCCGGCGACGCGGCATGTGCGCGGGTCGAACCATAGTCTGATCGGAGTCTATCCCGATCGGGTCAAGGGCCGCGCCATCCTGTTGTCGGCGATCGACAACTTGGTCAAAGGCGCATCGGGTCAGGCCATCCAGAACATGAACGTCATGTTCGGGTTGGCTGAGACGCTGTCCTTAGAGCAACGTCCCCTGTTTCCGTAA
- the rpsI gene encoding 30S ribosomal protein S9, which translates to MADERQSLSDLKSLTTGASAPAGAAGIVAVEDAAPAEPEIDAQGRSYATGRRKNAVARVWIKPGAGRVTVNGRTSEVYFARPVLRMIINQPLETAGREGQYDVICTVTGGGLSGQAGAVRHGISHALIRYEPSLRPVLKKNGFLTRDSRVVERKKYGKAKARRSFQFSKR; encoded by the coding sequence ATGGCCGACGAGAGACAATCGCTTTCCGATCTTAAGTCGTTGACGACGGGGGCAAGTGCGCCTGCCGGGGCCGCAGGGATCGTTGCCGTCGAGGACGCCGCACCGGCTGAACCCGAGATCGATGCCCAAGGGCGCTCCTATGCAACGGGTCGACGCAAGAACGCTGTCGCGCGGGTTTGGATCAAACCGGGCGCTGGTCGCGTGACGGTCAATGGCCGCACGAGCGAGGTCTACTTTGCCCGCCCGGTACTCCGCATGATCATCAATCAGCCGCTGGAGACCGCGGGCCGCGAAGGTCAGTACGACGTTATCTGCACCGTCACCGGTGGCGGGCTGTCGGGTCAGGCGGGGGCTGTCCGTCACGGCATCAGCCATGCCTTGATTCGCTATGAGCCGTCCCTACGTCCTGTTCTGAAAAAGAATGGCTTCCTGACGCGCGATAGCCGTGTCGTCGAGCGCAAGAAATACGGCAAGGCCAAGGCCCGCCGAAGCTTCCAGTTTTCGAAGCGCTAA
- the rplM gene encoding 50S ribosomal protein L13: MKTYSAKPAEVQKKWLLIDAEGLILGRLAVIIADRLRGKHKPTYTPHVDGGDNVIVVNADKIRVTGNKLADKIYYRHTGYPGGIKQRTAGEILGGDHPERVVIKAVQRMLPKESPLARRQLGHLKVYAGAEHPHAAQEPEVLDVASMNSKNNRAA, encoded by the coding sequence ATGAAGACCTACTCCGCAAAACCTGCCGAAGTCCAGAAGAAGTGGCTGTTGATCGACGCCGAGGGCCTGATTCTGGGCCGCTTGGCCGTCATTATAGCCGATCGCCTACGGGGTAAGCACAAGCCGACCTATACCCCGCACGTCGACGGGGGCGACAACGTGATTGTCGTCAATGCCGACAAAATCAGGGTGACCGGGAACAAACTTGCGGACAAAATCTACTACCGTCACACGGGCTATCCCGGCGGGATAAAGCAACGGACCGCCGGCGAGATTCTCGGTGGCGACCATCCGGAGCGGGTCGTCATCAAGGCCGTCCAACGGATGCTGCCAAAGGAAAGCCCCCTGGCGCGCCGGCAATTGGGCCATCTTAAGGTGTATGCCGGCGCGGAGCATCCGCATGCTGCGCAGGAACCCGAAGTGCTGGACGTGGCTTCCATGAATTCGAAAAACAATAGGGCAGCCTAA
- a CDS encoding enoyl-CoA hydratase, whose protein sequence is MTQHAAAKSSSTPPLVRQTEDGGVVTVTLNRPEARNALSRGLMSALQETFETIGASSARTVILAGEGPAFCAGHDLKEIRSDPRAQTYEALFAQCSRLMQTIVALPQPVIARVHGPASAAGCQLVATCDLAIAGTSARFATPGVNIGLFCSTPMVALSRNVSSKHAMEMLLTGDMYDAPEAVRMGLVNRAVADHELVDAVDTLARKIATKSATTIKIGKQAFYLQQEMDLAAAYDYASRVMTENMLTRDAEEGIDAFIEKRPPQWENP, encoded by the coding sequence ATGACCCAACACGCTGCCGCCAAATCCAGTTCCACCCCGCCGCTTGTTCGTCAAACCGAGGACGGCGGCGTGGTCACCGTTACGCTCAACCGGCCCGAGGCGCGCAACGCTCTGTCGCGCGGGCTCATGTCCGCCTTGCAAGAAACCTTCGAGACGATTGGCGCTTCTTCCGCCCGGACGGTGATCCTAGCGGGTGAAGGACCGGCGTTCTGCGCCGGACACGACCTTAAGGAGATCCGCAGCGATCCACGGGCGCAAACTTACGAGGCCTTGTTTGCGCAATGCAGCCGCCTGATGCAGACCATCGTGGCCCTACCCCAACCGGTAATCGCCCGAGTCCACGGCCCTGCCTCCGCCGCCGGGTGCCAGTTGGTTGCAACCTGCGACCTCGCCATCGCCGGTACAAGCGCCCGATTCGCCACCCCCGGCGTCAACATCGGCCTGTTCTGCTCGACGCCCATGGTGGCGCTCAGCCGCAACGTGTCTTCCAAGCACGCGATGGAAATGCTGCTGACCGGCGACATGTACGATGCCCCGGAAGCCGTCCGCATGGGCCTGGTCAATCGTGCCGTGGCGGACCACGAACTAGTCGACGCGGTCGATACCCTTGCTCGAAAAATCGCGACGAAGTCGGCGACGACGATAAAGATCGGTAAACAGGCGTTCTATCTGCAACAGGAAATGGACCTTGCCGCGGCATACGACTACGCCTCGCGGGTGATGACCGAAAACATGCTCACCCGCGACGCCGAAGAAGGCATCGATGCTTTTATAGAAAAGCGCCCGCCGCAGTGGGAAAACCCGTAA
- a CDS encoding CoA-binding protein — MDHERYDDNYIRAILRETKVIAMVGASSNWNRPSYFAMKYLQRKGFRVIPVNPRESGKEILGEPAYATLAEVPEKIDMVDVFRNSEAAGPVAEEAIAIGAQVLWMQLGVRNDVAAARAEAAGLKVVMNRCPKIEFGRLSREIGTIGINTGVISSKRRSQL; from the coding sequence GTGGATCACGAGCGCTACGACGATAACTATATCCGCGCGATCCTCCGCGAGACCAAAGTCATTGCCATGGTCGGCGCCAGCTCAAACTGGAACCGGCCGAGCTATTTCGCAATGAAGTATTTGCAGAGAAAGGGTTTCCGCGTCATTCCGGTGAACCCACGGGAAAGCGGCAAGGAGATTCTCGGTGAACCCGCTTACGCGACCCTTGCGGAAGTTCCCGAAAAGATCGATATGGTCGATGTCTTCCGCAATTCCGAAGCTGCCGGACCGGTTGCCGAAGAGGCAATCGCCATTGGCGCCCAAGTTCTGTGGATGCAACTCGGCGTTCGCAACGACGTGGCGGCGGCCCGTGCCGAAGCGGCAGGCCTCAAGGTCGTCATGAATCGTTGCCCCAAGATCGAGTTCGGGCGGCTGTCGCGCGAGATCGGGACAATCGGCATCAACACGGGCGTGATTAGCAGCAAGCGCCGCAGCCAACTATAG
- a CDS encoding O-acetylhomoserine aminocarboxypropyltransferase, translated as MSDTPTYGFETLAVHAGAAPDPVTGSRATPIHQTTSFVFEDVDHAASLFNLQAFGNIYTRLTNPTVAVLEQRLAGLEGGRGAVAAASGHAAQLMAFHVLMEAGDHFVAAKQLYGGSLTQFGQSFKKFGWESTTVDATDAQNFRAALKPNTKAIFIENLANPGGVVVDIEAVAAIAQDAGIPLIVDNTLATPYLCRPFEWGADIVIHSLTKFLGGHGNSLGGMIVESGKFDWAQNDKYPSLTEPNASYHGLKFYETFGDMAYSVAIRAQSLRDLGPALSPMNAFLILTGIETLPLRMERHCANALKVAEYLEAHKKVDWVSYAGLKSSRFYDLGKKYLPRGAGAVFTFGIKGGFESGVKLVEGVELISHLANIGDTRSLIIHPASTTHRQLGEAELIAAGAGPDVVRLSIGIESVDDVIRDLDQALSRV; from the coding sequence ATGAGCGACACACCGACCTACGGCTTCGAGACCCTTGCGGTTCACGCCGGCGCCGCACCCGACCCGGTTACCGGATCCAGGGCGACGCCGATCCATCAGACGACATCGTTTGTCTTCGAAGACGTCGATCACGCCGCCTCGCTGTTCAACCTCCAAGCCTTCGGGAACATCTACACCCGTCTGACCAACCCGACCGTGGCCGTCCTCGAACAACGCCTTGCCGGTCTGGAAGGCGGACGCGGTGCGGTCGCAGCAGCTTCGGGCCATGCGGCCCAACTGATGGCGTTCCATGTGTTGATGGAGGCGGGCGATCATTTTGTTGCCGCTAAGCAGCTTTATGGCGGCTCGCTCACCCAGTTCGGCCAGTCATTCAAAAAATTCGGCTGGGAATCGACGACCGTAGATGCCACCGATGCGCAGAATTTCCGCGCCGCCCTTAAGCCAAACACCAAGGCGATCTTTATCGAGAACCTCGCCAACCCGGGTGGGGTCGTGGTCGACATCGAGGCCGTGGCGGCCATCGCCCAAGACGCCGGGATTCCCTTAATCGTCGACAACACCTTGGCCACGCCTTACTTGTGCCGGCCATTCGAATGGGGCGCTGACATCGTCATTCATTCTTTGACCAAGTTCCTTGGCGGCCACGGCAATTCGTTGGGCGGGATGATCGTCGAGTCCGGCAAGTTCGATTGGGCTCAGAACGACAAATACCCGAGCCTGACCGAACCCAACGCCTCCTACCATGGGCTTAAATTTTACGAAACGTTCGGCGACATGGCCTATTCGGTCGCGATCCGAGCCCAATCGCTGCGCGATCTCGGACCGGCGCTGAGCCCGATGAATGCGTTCTTAATCCTGACCGGAATCGAGACCCTTCCCTTGCGCATGGAACGTCACTGCGCCAATGCGCTCAAAGTCGCGGAGTATCTCGAAGCTCATAAGAAAGTGGATTGGGTTTCTTACGCCGGACTGAAATCGAGCCGCTTCTACGACCTTGGTAAAAAATACCTCCCCCGCGGGGCCGGGGCGGTGTTTACGTTCGGGATTAAGGGCGGCTTCGAATCCGGCGTGAAACTCGTCGAAGGTGTCGAGTTGATCTCGCACCTTGCCAATATAGGCGACACCCGCAGCTTGATTATTCATCCGGCGTCGACGACGCACCGTCAGTTGGGCGAGGCCGAACTGATCGCTGCGGGGGCCGGACCGGACGTCGTCCGGTTGTCGATCGGCATCGAAAGCGTCGACGACGTGATCCGCGATCTAGATCAAGCGCTATCGCGGGTTTAA
- the cutA gene encoding divalent-cation tolerance protein CutA encodes MSDACFVYVTTKDRAEAVTIGRALVDERLAACANVIDAVASIYRWEGVVQEDTEAILVLKSRAELIAPLTARVRALHSYDCPCVVALPIDGGNPDYLDWVAAQTTQGAHGRGQ; translated from the coding sequence TTGAGCGACGCCTGCTTCGTCTACGTCACGACGAAGGACCGTGCGGAAGCGGTGACAATCGGGCGCGCCCTGGTCGACGAGAGGTTAGCGGCCTGCGCCAATGTGATCGACGCGGTCGCATCGATTTACCGCTGGGAAGGTGTGGTCCAAGAGGACACTGAGGCCATTCTCGTCTTGAAGTCCCGGGCGGAACTGATCGCGCCATTGACTGCGCGCGTCCGAGCGTTGCATTCCTACGACTGCCCTTGCGTCGTTGCGCTCCCGATCGACGGAGGAAACCCGGACTACCTCGATTGGGTCGCGGCGCAAACTACGCAAGGAGCCCATGGCCGCGGCCAATGA